A region from the Devosia lucknowensis genome encodes:
- a CDS encoding substrate-binding domain-containing protein, translating into MLAVPAFAQETRTIAVSVPAATHGWTGGVVYHAQKAAEEIQAAFPNIEVIVKTSPSAAAQVSALEDLTAAGNLDALVILPFSSDELTGPVQSVADAGTFITVVDRGLTDPEIQDLYVAGDNIAVGSTTAKFLVDNLGGKGDVVVLRGIPTVIDDERIQGFQEGLEGSDIKILDIQYANWNSDEAFSLMQDYLAKYPHIDAVWANDDDMLLGVLEAIEQSGRTEIKYALGGNGMKEIIEKVMAGDPMTPIETPYPPSMIKTAIYMTAAQFNGQAPVRGTVKLDAPLITKDNAEEYYFPDSPF; encoded by the coding sequence ATGCTCGCCGTTCCTGCCTTCGCCCAGGAAACCCGGACCATCGCCGTCTCGGTTCCCGCAGCGACCCACGGCTGGACGGGCGGCGTGGTCTACCACGCACAAAAGGCCGCCGAGGAAATCCAGGCGGCGTTCCCCAATATCGAAGTCATCGTCAAGACCTCGCCTTCGGCTGCCGCGCAGGTGAGCGCCCTCGAAGACCTCACCGCCGCCGGCAATCTCGATGCGCTCGTCATCCTGCCGTTCTCGTCGGACGAACTGACCGGCCCGGTGCAGTCGGTTGCCGACGCGGGCACCTTCATCACGGTGGTCGATCGCGGCCTCACCGATCCGGAAATCCAGGACCTCTACGTTGCCGGCGACAATATCGCCGTGGGCTCGACCACGGCCAAGTTCCTCGTCGACAACCTCGGCGGCAAGGGTGACGTGGTCGTACTGCGCGGCATTCCGACCGTGATCGACGACGAGCGTATCCAGGGCTTCCAGGAAGGTCTCGAAGGCTCCGACATCAAGATCCTCGATATCCAGTATGCCAACTGGAACAGCGACGAGGCCTTCAGCCTGATGCAGGACTACCTGGCCAAGTACCCGCATATCGACGCGGTCTGGGCCAATGACGACGACATGCTGCTCGGCGTGCTCGAAGCCATCGAACAGTCCGGCCGCACCGAGATCAAGTATGCGCTCGGCGGCAACGGCATGAAGGAAATCATCGAAAAGGTCATGGCCGGCGACCCCATGACGCCGATCGAGACGCCCTATCCGCCGTCCATGATCAAGACGGCCATCTACATGACCGCCGCCCAGTTCAACGGCCAGGCGCCGGTGCGCGGCACCGTCAAGCTCGACGCCCCGCTGATCACCAAGGACAATGCGGAAGAATATTACTTCCCCGATTCCCCGTTCTGA
- a CDS encoding ABC transporter permease, translated as MSDIAATPSREPLLQRINWVDIGPFIALAILVMVGVLINPDFLAPTNITNVVTRSAFIAIIAVGATFVISSGGLDLSVGSMTAFVTGIMIMFMNAMVPSMGGNAIIAGMALVLCVGALCGLFNGLIVTVGKIEPFIVTLGTMGIFRALITFMSDGGNIPLDRSLREPFRPVYYGTFVGIPIPILVSIAVALVGAFILYKTKFGRRCAAVGANEEVARFSGISVGRIRTIAFVIQGICVAIAAICYVPRLGAATPTTGQLWELQVITAVVIGGTALRGGKGRIWGTVAGAVILEMIANLMVLSNFISEYLVAAVQGVIIIIAMLVQRFSKQP; from the coding sequence ATGAGCGACATCGCGGCGACACCATCGCGCGAGCCTTTGCTCCAGCGCATCAACTGGGTCGATATCGGTCCCTTCATCGCCCTGGCCATCCTGGTCATGGTCGGCGTTCTCATCAATCCCGACTTCCTGGCCCCCACCAACATCACCAATGTGGTGACGCGCTCGGCCTTCATCGCCATCATCGCGGTAGGCGCCACCTTCGTCATATCCTCGGGCGGCCTCGACCTTTCCGTGGGATCGATGACGGCCTTCGTCACCGGCATCATGATCATGTTCATGAACGCCATGGTGCCCAGCATGGGCGGCAATGCCATCATCGCCGGCATGGCGCTGGTGCTGTGCGTGGGAGCGCTCTGCGGGCTGTTCAACGGCCTCATCGTCACCGTGGGCAAGATCGAGCCTTTCATCGTGACGCTCGGAACGATGGGCATTTTCCGCGCCCTCATCACCTTCATGTCCGACGGCGGCAACATTCCGCTCGACCGCAGCCTGCGCGAGCCGTTCCGGCCCGTCTACTACGGCACATTCGTGGGCATTCCGATCCCCATTCTGGTATCGATCGCCGTGGCCCTGGTGGGCGCCTTCATCCTCTACAAGACCAAGTTCGGCCGCCGCTGCGCCGCCGTGGGCGCCAACGAGGAAGTCGCGCGCTTCTCCGGCATCTCGGTGGGCCGCATCCGCACCATCGCCTTCGTCATCCAGGGCATCTGCGTCGCCATCGCCGCCATCTGCTACGTGCCCCGCCTCGGCGCCGCCACGCCGACCACCGGCCAGCTCTGGGAGCTGCAGGTGATCACCGCCGTCGTCATCGGCGGCACCGCCCTGCGCGGCGGCAAGGGTCGCATCTGGGGCACCGTGGCCGGCGCCGTCATCCTCGAGATGATCGCCAACCTCATGGTGCTCTCGAACTTCATCTCCGAATACCTCGTCGCTGCGGTGCAGGGCGTGATCATCATCATCGCCATGCTCGTACAGAGGTTCTCAAAGCAGCCGTGA
- a CDS encoding sugar ABC transporter ATP-binding protein — protein sequence MIDEQVSPGHAAPLMQLSGLGKAYGSVRVLSDVNLDIRPGEIHAIIGENGAGKSTLMRLISGHVKPTEGSIRLAGEEVEFVNPAAAEHAGIALVHQEILLADGLTVVENLFLGREMTRNGVVDDRSMERIASQKLAALGCTASPRALVRSLPIAQRQLVQIARALLEEHRLVIFDEPTAVLTTTEVDTLLGIVRGLRDRGVAILYISHRLNEVEALADRITVLRDGKMIGTYDAVDVSQEDMARLMVGRELAMLYPAKRGPSSEEPVLEIEHLSVPGFVEDASLVARPGEVLGLGGMIGAGRTELFEGLLGLRPAKVSQVRVGGKLVRIGSVADGVEAGIGYLTEDRKGKGLLLRERLAPNLVLTALSRLYRKPYLEQGLEQRELDRAVDEYDIRVRSKRLEAGQLSGGNQQKLLLAKIMMLDPKVVIIDEPTRGIDIGNKSQIYAFIDALIRAGKACIVISSELQELVGLCDRILVMRAGRIVAEFADEAITEEAVVLAATSGGPNAAAGGHH from the coding sequence ATGATCGACGAACAGGTATCGCCAGGGCATGCGGCACCGCTGATGCAGCTGTCCGGACTGGGCAAGGCCTATGGTTCGGTGCGGGTTCTGTCCGACGTCAATCTCGATATCCGCCCGGGCGAAATCCACGCCATCATCGGGGAGAACGGGGCCGGGAAGTCGACGCTGATGCGGCTGATTTCCGGACACGTGAAGCCCACCGAAGGCAGCATCCGGCTGGCCGGTGAAGAGGTCGAATTCGTCAACCCGGCTGCGGCTGAGCATGCGGGAATCGCCCTGGTGCACCAGGAAATCCTGCTCGCTGACGGCCTCACTGTCGTCGAAAACCTGTTTCTCGGCCGCGAAATGACGCGCAATGGGGTGGTCGACGACCGCAGCATGGAGCGCATCGCCAGCCAAAAGCTCGCCGCACTGGGTTGCACAGCCTCGCCACGGGCGCTGGTGCGCAGTCTTCCCATCGCCCAACGCCAGCTGGTGCAGATCGCGCGGGCGCTGCTGGAAGAACACCGGCTGGTGATTTTCGACGAACCGACCGCCGTGCTGACCACGACCGAAGTCGACACCCTGCTCGGCATCGTGCGCGGGCTGCGCGATCGCGGCGTCGCAATTCTCTACATCTCGCACCGGCTCAACGAGGTCGAGGCGCTGGCCGACCGCATCACCGTGCTGCGGGACGGCAAGATGATCGGCACCTATGACGCGGTGGACGTGTCCCAGGAAGACATGGCGCGGCTGATGGTCGGGCGCGAGCTCGCTATGCTCTATCCCGCCAAGCGCGGCCCCTCTTCGGAGGAACCGGTGCTGGAGATCGAACATCTGAGCGTTCCCGGTTTCGTCGAGGACGCCTCGCTCGTGGCCCGCCCCGGCGAAGTGCTGGGTCTTGGTGGCATGATCGGCGCCGGCCGCACGGAACTGTTCGAGGGGTTGCTGGGCCTGCGCCCGGCCAAGGTTAGTCAGGTGCGGGTAGGCGGCAAGCTCGTCCGGATCGGCTCGGTTGCCGACGGAGTCGAGGCAGGCATCGGCTACCTCACCGAAGATCGCAAGGGCAAGGGCCTGCTGCTGCGCGAAAGGCTGGCGCCGAACCTGGTGCTCACGGCGCTCTCGCGCCTTTATCGCAAGCCCTATCTCGAACAGGGGCTCGAGCAGCGCGAGCTCGACCGGGCCGTCGACGAATACGATATCCGGGTGCGCTCCAAACGCCTCGAGGCCGGGCAATTGTCCGGCGGCAATCAGCAGAAGCTGCTCCTAGCCAAGATCATGATGCTCGATCCCAAGGTCGTCATCATCGACGAACCGACGCGCGGCATCGACATCGGCAACAAGAGCCAGATCTACGCCTTCATCGACGCGCTGATCCGGGCCGGAAAGGCCTGCATCGTCATCTCGTCGGAGCTGCAGGAACTGGTGGGCCTGTGCGACCGCATCCTGGTGATGCGGGCAGGGCGGATCGTTGCCGAATTCGCCGACGAGGCGATCACCGAAGAAGCCGTCGTTCTGGCGGCCACAAGCGGCGGACCGAACGCCGCGGCAGGAGGACATCACTAA
- a CDS encoding GntR family transcriptional regulator has product MARELPTAQNGSAEPVGAIQRHSLATEVYETVFSQLMALKIAPGSRITVDNLARELRVSQTPIREALSRLEAEGLVNKTHLVGYSAAPQITSKQFADLYELRLLLEPDAARRAVAMLTPDSVAELTEAAGVMGRRAKSGDERARYSQFARQDAVFHDMIMQVAGNQLIRDTLNHQHVHFHIFRLMFHSRVTEEALAEHEAIIAAFEARDADAAQKAMRIHIERSRDRLLPVFDE; this is encoded by the coding sequence ATGGCCAGAGAGCTTCCGACAGCCCAGAATGGTAGCGCCGAACCGGTCGGTGCAATCCAGCGCCACAGCCTCGCCACCGAGGTCTATGAAACTGTGTTCTCGCAGTTGATGGCGCTCAAGATTGCCCCGGGATCGCGCATCACCGTCGACAATCTGGCACGCGAATTGCGCGTGTCCCAGACGCCCATCCGCGAGGCGCTGAGCCGCCTCGAGGCCGAAGGGCTGGTCAACAAGACCCATCTGGTCGGCTACAGCGCCGCGCCGCAGATCACGTCCAAGCAGTTCGCCGACCTTTACGAACTGCGTCTCTTGCTCGAACCCGATGCCGCGCGCCGTGCAGTGGCTATGCTGACCCCGGATTCGGTTGCCGAACTCACCGAGGCGGCCGGCGTCATGGGGCGTCGCGCCAAGAGCGGCGACGAGCGCGCCCGCTATTCGCAGTTCGCGCGCCAGGACGCCGTCTTCCACGACATGATCATGCAGGTGGCCGGCAATCAGCTGATCCGTGACACGCTCAACCACCAGCATGTGCATTTTCACATTTTCCGCCTGATGTTCCACTCCCGGGTGACAGAGGAAGCGCTGGCCGAGCACGAAGCAATCATCGCCGCTTTCGAGGCGCGCGATGCCGATGCCGCGCAAAAGGCGATGCGCATCCACATCGAGCGGTCGCGCGACCGCCTGCTGCCGGTCTTTGACGAATGA
- a CDS encoding Ldh family oxidoreductase — translation MKVLAGEAMGVAEGLLIAAGTPEAHACIQADHLLEAELRGHPSHGLQRLPRLLDRIAKGLADPRTRGAASWNRSGELHVDGRQGLGPVVAHAAIDALVERVGASGIAFAAIRNANHLGMLAGYVDRIARTGQIGMALSTSEALVHPHGGTRAMLGTNPIAIGIPTGAEPFVLDLATSRVSMGKIHDHAMRGAPLPDGWALDAEGKPTTDADLAKLGSIAPFGGAKGYGLGLAFELLVASLAGSAFAPQVHGTLDATHPVNKGDLFIVIDPAQSPFGASGIGAYLDLLRSSPPADAASPVSVPGDRARARRQNALEAGFDINDRLWSDLTDRLASSSSTPLAIRELQT, via the coding sequence ATGAAGGTTTTGGCCGGTGAGGCAATGGGGGTGGCGGAAGGCCTGCTGATCGCAGCGGGCACGCCGGAAGCCCATGCATGCATTCAGGCCGACCACCTTCTCGAAGCTGAGCTGCGCGGTCATCCCTCGCATGGATTGCAGCGACTGCCACGCCTTTTAGACCGTATCGCAAAGGGCCTCGCCGATCCGCGCACCCGTGGCGCCGCCTCCTGGAACCGCTCGGGTGAACTGCATGTCGATGGGCGACAGGGGCTCGGCCCCGTTGTCGCCCATGCGGCCATCGACGCTCTGGTCGAACGGGTTGGCGCCAGCGGCATTGCCTTTGCCGCGATCCGGAACGCCAACCATCTGGGCATGCTTGCCGGTTATGTCGATCGCATCGCCCGGACGGGGCAGATTGGCATGGCCCTGTCCACCAGCGAGGCGCTGGTTCATCCGCATGGGGGCACGCGCGCCATGCTGGGCACCAATCCCATCGCGATCGGCATTCCGACCGGTGCGGAGCCTTTTGTGCTCGACCTCGCCACGAGCCGGGTATCCATGGGCAAGATCCATGATCATGCGATGCGCGGTGCGCCCCTGCCTGACGGCTGGGCGCTCGACGCAGAGGGCAAGCCGACGACCGATGCGGACCTGGCCAAGCTTGGGTCCATCGCGCCCTTCGGCGGCGCCAAGGGCTATGGCCTGGGCCTGGCCTTCGAATTGCTGGTGGCAAGTCTGGCCGGCTCGGCCTTCGCCCCTCAGGTCCATGGCACGCTCGATGCCACCCATCCCGTCAACAAGGGCGATCTGTTCATCGTCATCGACCCCGCCCAATCGCCTTTCGGCGCAAGCGGCATCGGCGCCTATCTCGATCTGCTGCGATCCAGCCCGCCCGCTGACGCGGCCAGCCCGGTCTCCGTGCCGGGCGATCGCGCACGGGCCAGGCGCCAGAACGCTCTCGAGGCCGGTTTCGACATCAACGACCGCCTCTGGTCCGATTTGACCGACCGCCTCGCCTCTTCATCATCGACACCGCTCGCCATCCGGGAACTCCAGACATGA
- a CDS encoding iron-containing alcohol dehydrogenase, whose protein sequence is MSLFAALRLPREVLFGTGQRHALGKVASGLGKRALVCTDARLAGETVFTDMVALLRSEGIDVLVDASVEPDVPRDSCNRVAAGARAFGPDLVIGIGGGSCLDLAKTVALLLRHGGSPENYYGEGKVPGPILPVIAVPTTAGTGSEVTPVAVLSDPDRAMKIGISSAHLIPAAAICDPELTVTCPAGLTAIAGADALTHAIEAFTATRRQPTPLLAQERVFLGKSALTDHFALLAIELLGRSLERAWRTGSDLDARADVMMGALCAGMAFGTAGTAAAHAIQYPIGTLTHTAHGLGVACMLPYVMTYNRSHALPEMAAIGRALGATGNDETILADAAIERVRALFERIGIPPTLGALGLEEAKLDWTCEQAMTIARLINNNPRPIDAAAMKRLVSAAYTGMLNTAS, encoded by the coding sequence ATGAGTCTATTCGCTGCCCTCAGACTGCCGCGCGAGGTGCTCTTCGGCACCGGACAGAGGCACGCCCTCGGCAAGGTCGCATCAGGCCTCGGCAAGCGCGCCCTGGTCTGCACCGATGCCCGCCTCGCTGGCGAAACCGTGTTCACCGACATGGTCGCGCTGCTTCGAAGCGAAGGAATAGACGTCCTCGTGGATGCGAGCGTGGAACCGGACGTGCCGCGCGATTCCTGCAACCGCGTCGCCGCGGGTGCACGCGCGTTCGGCCCCGATCTCGTCATCGGCATAGGCGGCGGCTCCTGCCTCGACCTCGCCAAGACGGTCGCGCTCTTGCTGCGTCATGGTGGTTCGCCGGAGAATTATTATGGCGAGGGCAAGGTGCCGGGTCCGATCCTTCCGGTCATCGCGGTGCCGACCACGGCCGGCACCGGTTCGGAAGTCACACCCGTTGCCGTGCTGTCCGATCCCGATCGTGCCATGAAGATCGGCATCTCGAGCGCCCACCTCATTCCGGCGGCGGCCATCTGCGATCCAGAGCTGACCGTGACCTGTCCGGCGGGCCTGACTGCCATAGCCGGCGCCGACGCGCTCACCCATGCGATCGAGGCCTTCACGGCCACCCGTCGCCAGCCGACCCCGCTTCTCGCGCAGGAGCGCGTCTTCCTGGGCAAGAGCGCCCTTACCGATCATTTTGCCCTGCTCGCCATCGAACTTCTGGGCCGCAGCCTCGAACGCGCCTGGCGGACCGGAAGCGATCTCGACGCCCGCGCCGACGTCATGATGGGAGCCTTATGCGCCGGCATGGCGTTCGGCACGGCCGGCACGGCCGCGGCCCACGCCATTCAGTATCCGATCGGCACCCTGACCCACACGGCACATGGTCTGGGCGTGGCGTGCATGTTGCCCTATGTCATGACGTACAATCGCTCGCATGCGCTACCGGAAATGGCGGCAATCGGGCGAGCGCTAGGAGCCACCGGGAACGACGAGACAATACTGGCGGATGCGGCGATCGAGCGGGTCCGGGCGTTGTTCGAGCGGATCGGTATTCCTCCGACGCTCGGCGCCCTCGGACTTGAGGAGGCCAAGCTGGACTGGACCTGCGAGCAGGCCATGACCATTGCCCGGCTCATCAACAACAATCCGCGGCCCATCGACGCCGCCGCCATGAAACGCCTGGTCAGCGCCGCCTATACCGGCATGCTGAACACTGCGTCCTGA
- a CDS encoding NAD-dependent succinate-semialdehyde dehydrogenase: MSQAHAIPLANDSLNCSRFAKGLYIGGKWIAGSGISVVDPSTEAVLAEVADAGEADARAAVDAAEAAAPGWRATPPRQRAEILLRCHKLMLERLDELATLISLENGKALSDARGEVTYAAEFFRWYAEEAVRISGEYRMAPSGSNRILVDMEPIGIAVLITPWNFPAAMATRKIAPALAAGCTVVLKPASETPLTAYALADLYAEAGVPAGVVNVITTSRPGPVTATMLNDARVRKLSFTGSTGVGRTLLAEAAKTVLSCSMELGGNAPFVVFDDADLDAALDGAMVAKMRNAGEACTAANRFIVQDGIYDRFAEALSQRMAALRVGPGTDPATSCGPMITRKAVDKIETLVADATAKGARVLVGGKRPEGKGFFYPPTVLADVSPGADMARDEIFGPVAPLYRFTTEDEAVRLANDTEYGLAAYVFTTDLKRGLGVAGRIEAGMVALNRGLVSDPAAPFGGVKQSGLGREGGVHGIAEFMEPKYIATSF; the protein is encoded by the coding sequence ATGAGTCAAGCACACGCCATCCCGCTCGCCAATGACAGCCTCAACTGCAGCCGCTTCGCCAAGGGGCTCTACATTGGTGGCAAATGGATCGCCGGATCGGGCATATCGGTCGTCGATCCGTCGACCGAGGCGGTACTGGCCGAAGTTGCCGATGCCGGAGAGGCCGATGCGCGCGCGGCAGTTGATGCTGCCGAAGCCGCCGCACCGGGCTGGCGCGCGACACCGCCGCGCCAGCGGGCGGAAATCCTGCTCCGCTGTCACAAGTTGATGCTTGAGCGGCTCGATGAACTGGCGACGCTGATCTCGCTCGAAAACGGCAAGGCCCTGTCCGATGCACGTGGCGAAGTCACCTACGCCGCCGAGTTCTTCCGCTGGTATGCCGAGGAGGCTGTACGGATTTCGGGCGAGTATCGCATGGCGCCCTCGGGCAGCAATCGCATCCTCGTCGACATGGAGCCGATCGGCATTGCCGTGCTGATCACGCCCTGGAATTTCCCGGCCGCCATGGCCACCCGGAAGATCGCGCCCGCGCTGGCGGCCGGCTGCACGGTCGTGCTCAAGCCCGCGAGCGAAACGCCGCTGACGGCCTATGCCCTGGCCGATCTCTATGCCGAAGCCGGCGTGCCGGCAGGCGTCGTCAACGTCATCACCACCAGCCGCCCCGGCCCGGTGACGGCCACCATGCTCAACGATGCGCGAGTGCGCAAACTCTCCTTCACCGGTTCGACCGGCGTTGGCCGGACGCTTCTCGCCGAGGCGGCAAAGACCGTTCTCAGTTGCTCCATGGAGCTGGGTGGAAACGCGCCCTTCGTGGTCTTCGATGATGCCGATCTTGACGCGGCGCTCGATGGCGCCATGGTCGCCAAGATGCGCAATGCCGGCGAAGCCTGTACCGCGGCCAACCGCTTCATTGTCCAGGATGGCATCTACGACCGGTTTGCCGAGGCGCTGAGCCAGCGCATGGCGGCGCTTCGCGTCGGCCCCGGCACAGATCCGGCTACCTCTTGCGGACCGATGATCACCCGGAAGGCCGTCGACAAGATCGAGACCCTCGTGGCCGACGCCACTGCCAAGGGTGCGCGCGTGCTGGTGGGCGGCAAGCGGCCTGAGGGCAAGGGCTTCTTCTACCCGCCAACCGTCCTGGCAGACGTGTCGCCGGGCGCCGACATGGCGCGGGACGAGATCTTCGGGCCGGTGGCGCCGCTTTATCGCTTCACCACCGAGGACGAAGCGGTGCGCCTTGCCAACGACACCGAATACGGCCTTGCCGCCTATGTCTTTACCACCGACCTCAAGCGTGGTCTTGGCGTGGCGGGGCGGATCGAGGCGGGCATGGTGGCCCTCAACCGCGGTCTGGTGTCCGATCCGGCAGCGCCATTCGGCGGGGTCAAGCAGAGCGGTCTCGGTCGTGAGGGCGGCGTGCACGGCATCGCCGAGTTCATGGAGCCCAAATACATCGCGACCTCGTTCTGA
- a CDS encoding alpha/beta hydrolase, which yields MVDLFRTRDHVPEFEDYVAQYAQRSAQTRSRLRADLDVAYGAGADERLDLFFPPRLDGPAPVHLFVHGGYWRMFGKGDFSFVADTVTAAGAIAAVMDYSLMPAVRMETIVAQVKSAARWLVANAGSFGGEGARLSMSGHSAGAHLCATLLADAGAPRPRGCLLLSGVYDIAPLRQSFLDPLIGITAAEAAAFSPLHLPIDTTADIRILVGERETAPFHDQAAALAARLGRPVQTIAGADHMSVALDLGNPDTSVGRALAALCG from the coding sequence ATGGTCGACCTTTTTCGCACCCGCGACCACGTCCCCGAGTTCGAGGACTACGTCGCCCAGTATGCGCAACGCAGTGCCCAAACGCGGTCACGGCTGCGGGCGGACCTCGACGTCGCCTATGGCGCGGGTGCGGATGAGCGGCTGGACCTGTTCTTCCCGCCACGGCTCGACGGCCCCGCGCCGGTGCATCTCTTCGTCCACGGCGGCTACTGGCGCATGTTCGGCAAGGGCGATTTTTCGTTCGTCGCCGATACGGTCACGGCCGCCGGAGCCATTGCGGCGGTGATGGACTATTCGCTGATGCCGGCGGTGCGGATGGAGACCATCGTCGCCCAGGTCAAGAGCGCCGCGCGCTGGCTCGTCGCCAATGCGGGATCGTTCGGCGGCGAGGGGGCGAGGCTCTCCATGTCCGGGCACTCGGCCGGCGCGCATCTGTGCGCCACGCTGCTCGCCGATGCCGGGGCGCCGCGCCCCAGGGGTTGCCTGCTGCTCAGCGGCGTCTACGACATCGCGCCGCTGCGCCAGTCGTTCCTCGATCCGCTGATCGGCATCACGGCGGCGGAGGCGGCGGCGTTTTCCCCGCTGCATCTGCCGATCGACACCACCGCCGACATCCGCATCCTCGTCGGCGAGCGGGAAACGGCGCCGTTCCACGACCAGGCGGCCGCGCTTGCGGCACGGCTCGGTCGGCCGGTGCAAACCATTGCCGGGGCCGACCACATGAGCGTGGCGCTCGACCTCGGCAATCCCGATACGAGCGTCGGCAGGGCTCTCGCCGCGCTCTGCGGTTGA
- a CDS encoding ABC transporter permease: protein MPRFNFWTVAMILTWIMLFVLLFIPVGSVLVSSLYDQSGNFTFANYLKFLGEPRFLQAFVNTLVVGFGGLIGALLLGSIMAFCVSRFVIRGGKFVSLLAILALVSPPFIGAYSWIVLFGAGGVVRGFLRDFGINMPPIYGVGGILIVFSLKFYPYVYLMVSGALSNVNRSLEEAAEGLGLTPWQRTMKISFPMVFPALTAGGLLALIHAIADFGTPRLLGRGYNVLATEAFTLYAAEVGSNMSMATTISVVLILVSMLFVLLQRYMSRRNVYHGNMINKPVRIQLKGWRNVLAHFAVYFIGLCGALPVIISVIYSFRKTSGPVFQDGFALQSYERILFGLGDVVRNSLTFSFAAVALIVVVGTIVGVLVARRTNFNTALLDGAFMVPYVMPGIVIGIAFIAAFNTGPIVLTGTAAIIVLSIFIRRLPYTVRTTASSLRQISPSMEEAAISLGYSPFQAFLRITVPLIVPGIIAGGMLSFVTAINELSSSLVLYVGSTMTMPVRIYLLILDGDFGVAAALSTVLLLLSGCAVYLAFRFMGRNEQALL, encoded by the coding sequence ATGCCACGCTTCAATTTCTGGACCGTCGCCATGATCCTCACCTGGATCATGCTGTTCGTGCTGCTGTTCATTCCGGTCGGCTCGGTGCTGGTCTCCAGCCTCTACGACCAGAGCGGCAACTTCACCTTCGCCAACTATCTCAAATTCCTGGGCGAACCGCGCTTCCTGCAGGCCTTCGTCAACACGCTGGTAGTCGGCTTCGGCGGGCTCATCGGCGCGTTGCTGCTCGGCTCGATCATGGCCTTCTGCGTGTCGCGCTTCGTCATTCGCGGCGGCAAGTTCGTATCGCTGCTCGCCATCCTGGCGCTGGTCTCGCCGCCCTTTATCGGGGCCTATTCGTGGATCGTGCTGTTCGGCGCCGGGGGCGTTGTGCGCGGTTTCCTGCGCGACTTCGGCATCAACATGCCGCCGATCTACGGGGTCGGCGGCATCCTCATCGTCTTCTCGCTCAAGTTCTACCCCTATGTGTACCTGATGGTCTCCGGGGCGCTGAGCAACGTCAACCGTTCGCTCGAGGAAGCCGCGGAAGGCCTGGGGCTGACGCCCTGGCAGCGCACCATGAAAATCTCCTTCCCCATGGTGTTTCCCGCGCTGACCGCCGGCGGCCTCCTGGCGCTGATCCATGCCATCGCCGATTTCGGCACGCCGCGCCTGCTCGGCCGCGGCTATAACGTGCTCGCCACCGAAGCTTTCACGCTCTACGCCGCCGAAGTGGGCTCGAACATGTCGATGGCGACCACGATCAGCGTCGTGCTGATCCTCGTTTCCATGCTCTTCGTGCTGCTGCAGCGCTACATGTCGCGCCGCAACGTCTACCACGGCAACATGATCAACAAGCCGGTGCGCATCCAGCTCAAGGGGTGGCGCAATGTGCTCGCGCATTTCGCCGTGTATTTCATCGGCCTCTGCGGCGCGCTGCCGGTGATCATTTCGGTGATCTACTCGTTCCGCAAGACCAGCGGCCCGGTGTTCCAGGACGGCTTCGCGCTGCAGAGCTACGAGCGCATCCTGTTCGGCCTGGGCGACGTGGTGCGCAATTCGCTCACCTTCTCCTTCGCCGCCGTGGCGCTGATCGTGGTCGTGGGGACGATCGTGGGCGTGCTCGTGGCGCGGCGCACCAATTTCAACACGGCGCTGCTCGACGGCGCCTTCATGGTGCCCTACGTGATGCCCGGCATCGTCATCGGCATCGCCTTCATCGCGGCCTTCAATACCGGCCCGATCGTGCTGACCGGCACGGCGGCGATCATCGTGCTGTCGATCTTCATCCGCCGCTTGCCCTACACGGTGCGGACCACGGCTTCGTCGCTGCGCCAGATCTCGCCCAGCATGGAAGAGGCGGCCATCTCGCTCGGCTACAGCCCGTTCCAGGCCTTCCTGCGGATCACCGTGCCGCTGATCGTGCCGGGCATCATCGCCGGCGGGATGCTGAGCTTCGTCACCGCAATCAACGAGCTGTCGTCCTCGCTGGTGCTCTATGTGGGCAGCACGATGACCATGCCGGTGCGCATCTACCTGCTGATCCTCGATGGCGATTTCGGCGTGGCCGCCGCCCTCTCGACGGTGCTGTTGCTGCTCAGCGGCTGCGCGGTGTACCTCGCCTTCCGCTTCATGGGACGCAACGAGCAGGCGCTGCTCTAG